The following is a genomic window from Mycteria americana isolate JAX WOST 10 ecotype Jacksonville Zoo and Gardens chromosome 14, USCA_MyAme_1.0, whole genome shotgun sequence.
ttaaatgtCACGTTTATGAGGCTTGAATATAGTGCTATCGTGTCCCACTGGTGttaaacaaccaaccaaaaaaacccccagaccaCACACACACCCAAAATTGCCTTCAGTGACACTGGAGCAGGCCTCATATACCGATGTGGAAACTTGTGGCATATTTGTTGAAACCACTTACACAGTTTGCTGACTTGTGTCGCTCTCTTCAGGTTCAAAAGCCTTTACCACTCAgtgtctgtaaaatgaaaaatcgTTCAAGTGGGTTAGTCTGACCAGCCCTCGAGGAGGAGTGTCTTCATATCAAACCTTTGTCAGAACTGGTAGTGACTAACCTCTCTGCTAGAAGACTCAAATATTTGTTCAGTGCTTTTTTATCACAAAAAGGTACTCTCTAGATTATAATAGAGGTTTACAAGAAAGAGCTTTAGGAAGAAGTTTGCAGTGCTGCTTCAGTAGTTGAATAGAGACACTATTAGGTGTTAGTTTGTCAGTCCAGTTCTCTTGTGAGTATTATGTTTTATCACATACAACTTtaaaagtgcaaataaaaaaGCTGAATCCCTGGACTGCTGTTTATGTTGGGCTGGAATTTGTAATCAAAAGCACAGCAACTGTAAAACTTGCTATTTCGACTctgtgagaaggaagaaaaataaaggggatATCACTTTATTAACTTGCACTAATATTTAGATACAACACATTGTTGGCTTATAAAGaaaagtctgtttcttttctgttttgaagttaACTGCTGGCTGTTCGTAGGAGTGCTAAATATTTTGCCCTGCCAtgaacagaactgaaaacaggCTTACATTCCATCTCAAACTCaagaaaatgatttatttctctattttctttacaGACATAATGAAGCTTACACATGGACAAATCCAACCTGTTGTGTACATAATGTAATTATTGGTAAACTGTGGTTAGAACAATACGGAATGGTAGAAATTGTAAATCACAGGTAACGCTAATCATGAAACTGAGGGTTGGCTTATAGAGACTGGTGCATGGTCACTTTTGTTACAAAGCAGAGAGTTTTGATTTTTGTCAGACTACACAGGAAGCTTCGTTTTGTATGTCCAAAGTCTTGtcgtcttttttctttttttccttctgacaagTGCAAAATATTTGTTGGACTGGACTTAGTATAATGGTATTAATGAAAAGGCACAGGGCTATATGGCTTATGGGATACAAAGATTTTACGTTTGTGAGTTACTCATTCAAATTCAGCCCTAAtgacagagaacagaaatcaAATTTAACTCCAGAACCATTAAATGGCATAATTGTTGGAGGCTTGCAGTGGACCTCCATCATGTTGATTGTGATTTGGCCCTCTTCTTAGTTTTGAAAATAGAGAATGTCTTAAATTAAGGgtacagcacagaaaaatgacTGCAGAGTAGGATAATGTGAACTTAGAGCATGTCAAttcctctgccagctgccttacataaaataaattacctCCTGTAATGACGAGGGAGAGAATTTTGTGAAAACTGTGTTACTTTGGCACATGTTTTTCTGTCAATAAATGGGAGCTTTAATCCAGCAGGGCTGCTGTTTTGATACTTCTCATAGCATCAAATCTACAATCCTGTCTCCTACATTGGCACAAAAGGCTCAGGATGGTCTCTGTATACTTTGTGCTTGACATAGAAACTTGGCCTGATACCTCACCGGGAGAGATTATTTACATATATGTACATCTTAATGCAAGGAAGATGCTGAAATGTAATGCTGCTTTATGTTTGTAAAGTGTTTAGTTCAGAATTTTTGATATTGCCTTTAGAGGTAACTTCTGAATGCACATAACTAGATTTTCCTGCATAGGTCACTTGTAAAAGTTATTTCTCATTACAATTAGCTGTAAATAGATATTAACCTGAAATGTGGTGTGTTAATAGTGTGGGTTAAGTAGTATGCAAGACTGCATTCTGTTTCACTCCTAGTACTTCTGATAAATTTTAGATATACATGAAACTCAGAAGTATGGTCATGTTTTCAGTTGGCTTTCACAGGCTGATGTCTTCATGTgcacattgatttattttttgtcctttttgtggAATTTTGAAATTTGTGTGCCTTTTTTAATGCCCTGGTCAGATAATAAACCatagttaaagaaaaataatgttataaataaCTACCCCCCAGCTAACTGTAACTATATGAAAAAGAagctaaataaaaaagtaaacgTACTAATGTATTTAGGGGCTTGCTTCTTTAAGCATGTACTTATTTCCTCTACAGTACTGGAGATAAATGTGTCCTTAATTTTAAACCGTGTGGACTGTTTGGGAAAGAGCTTCACAGAGTAGAGGGATACATTCAGGACAAAAAGTAAGTGATAAAAAGCCTCTTGACCTCTCTGTTTCTGAGCACTGTGGAATTTCTGTAGTGCTGTGGCATAGTGACCACAACTGATGTGACTGCAAAGTTGCTAGCAATGCAGATTGTAATccatttctgttctctgtgtcaGTATTAAACCCCTTGATTCTAGGATGATCATTTTAAGTGTTATTAGAAAAACTCTTCAGTCCAGTCTTTGGAAATAAAGGTATCCAGGGAACATGCAGAGTGGTTGCAACTGATTTCACTGTTGTACAGTCACAATTCCAgtcttcagtttaaaataatgaGAATATGGTTATTAGAAATTTTTAATCAAAGCTAAACCTGTTTCATGATTCTGAGTCTCTATTTTGTAAACTATTGGCTTTATTGCACCCACGCTCACTTTAACAGTGGCAAAAGCATGCGACTAAGTCATGAGGATGTGTTCCGCAGGACTGAATGCCAGAAAGACTGGAATAAGCTGAAACCTTTTCTTTGCATTATCAGCTAAGACTTCTTAGCTGACTTCTAAGAAATCtgcaaagaaacataaaatacaacaaaataggAAGCTGGATATTTAATATAGATCAGAATCTGCATGACTTGGCTTAGAAGGCTTTATAAGAAGCAAAAGCTAAgtctcctttgctttctctgcagcagaaagAAGCTGTGCGTGATCTATGGCAAATGGACAGAATGCTTATGGTGCACTGATCCCACTACATACGAGActtacaaaaagaatgaaaagagagGTGGTGAGCAGAAGAAATTGAAGCCGGTAAGGTTAAGGATTCTTTAGGGAGAAAAGATACTGAAATAcgagaaatgaaaggaaaacatcctATTTATGGAAATGGTcaggtggtggtgaatggagggTTAAAAGTCTGTCTTTCGGTAGGGGTCGGATGCAGGCTGTGTTAGTCCCATGAAAAGGCATTGCATTTTGAACTTGTGTAGACTTTAGTGTGGGCTGCTGGTATTGAAGAGAGCTCATAGGAATGGTGTTTGCTAGAGATTTGTCAAAGAGAAGTCATCAAATATCAACCCCCAAGCTGATGCTGTCCAGTCCATGAATGAGGAAAATGGCTCTGCTGCCAACTCCAGATGTAAAAATACTAGGATTTGggcataaaacaaaaaaattacatgttttttaaGTCAGTTATGCTTTTTGATGATGCAGCCTTTCAGAATTTATGATGTAGACAGCCTTGACAACAAAGGGGTCTGGAAACATGCAGGGTTTTTTCATCACATGTAAGCAGTCTCAGGTATGTTACCGCCAAAGCCTCACTGTTGtatggaaaatgcaaaatgttgtATGGTGCAGCAGAGGACTGTTGGGTTTCCTGATATCAACAGGGTCTTGCACACCCTGGTTGCTCATTGAAAATGAGAAGTTAAACAGAAGCTAATCACTCTTAATGGTAAGAGGCTcaaacttttattaaaaagtattcaCATCAGAAGAATCTAGAGCAACAACAGGCCTTGCTTTTGATTCTGGATTCCATCATGGTACAGGCttatattttgactttttctttttctttttttttttttttttaaataataaggtTCTGTTCATCTTACGAAAATcaactctttctttccttccttcctgttgaATCTATATTTAGATGGGGAACTGTCTAACAGTAAACCAGATGTTGACATGGAAAGTAGCCTAAAAGagtctttttaaataatgaatactCAAACCAAATGATTGAAATTAGACTCTTAACCATATGGAGCTGTTTTCTAGTGTATAAAACAGGCCCTGTTTAACTTAACAGGGTattattgaataaaataaatgagccATGCCAGAGGGggcagaaagaaaatagaaagaggGTGGgagtgaggggagggaagaaaactgTGATACTGTCACTCTGGGATGTTATTGCCTCAAACTTCCCTTCTGGTTGTTGTGGTTTTAAATGGTTTCTCATGGTGAAATCCTCTGCAATTCCACAGTGTAGCTGTCTGTCTGTACAACAGTCAGATTCTCTCAGATTCTGAAAGCAGCCTCTAGAAGAATACTGTGCTTGATTTTATATATGCATTACAGCAGTGCATCTGGTAACAAAGGAACTtggaagaaaactgtatttataaACTTAAGTACACAGTCTTCATAGTCAGAAAATTGGCAGTGATAATAGTTATTAGAATCTAGATCATAGGAAATCAGGCTGAAACAAGGGCATATCTGTTTTTTAATTGCACATCTGAATCTTTTGCAAATGATGAAGCAATATCCAAACGCAGGCATGCCCTATTTATCTTTCTTAGGCCATTATGGGAACTGGTTTAAATTGCGGTCTTGGCTCATTTCAACCTGAAGAAGTAGTAGTCACGTTAGGTGAAATTAAGCTATGGCATGGGATAGAAGGGAAGCTAGagaaaagacttctgaaagacattaatttactattattaattttttttaaacagacattcaAGTTGTACATAGGTGGTGGGACACTATTCAGAGATCTCAGGAGCAAGACATTacaataaaaatgagaggaacaGTATACAGAGTGAGGAAAAGCAAACGTGAGGGGTGAGGCTGAAGTACAGGATAGTGTTTAATATCTCAAATTTGAACAGATTCTTCAACAGTCACTCTAGAACTCTAGATGAAACTCTCCAGTTTCCCTTTGTTCCCCTGCCAAATGTTATCTCTGTTTCAGAGTGAAGATGTCATTAAATCTGAAAATGATGAGGCTGATGATATGCCAGAGGTTCAAGACACGGTGCAGTTCATACCAGGCAGTAAATTGCTTTGGAGAATAAATTGTAGGCCACCAAACTCATCACAGGTAACTGTTTCAATCAGTCTGTGTATTGTTATCACTAGTGACTTATCCAAGGGAACATGAGTAATGTTTAAGGGAAACCTTGTTGAAGTGTCTGTCCTTAGCGTGCATACTGACAGGCTCTGGCAGttcttgctgcagcagcaaaattaTACTACAGCAAGCTCTCTGCTTTGTTCCTGTGCCGACAGCATCACTGTTGTGTCGAAGTTGATAGAAAGAATGCATGCTCTGACTGCAGCTGCTTCAGTGTGAGTCTGGTGTCTTAGGTTAACCTGACTGCGAGATCTTTGCACTTAGAGTGGCTAAAATATGGATGCATGTTCCCTTCTGCTGACCCTGCTGTTAGAAGACGGGCTTCCAAAAAGTGCAGTAACTGGGAAGCTGGATATTAACTTCAATAGTTTCAACAAGACTTTTTGGTCTTTTAggtgtgggtggttttttttcataaaaatcatGACATTAAATATCAGATATGGAGGAAAATCTGTCTTGATCCTCTGAAGCAATGACTgcttaaaatgaaagctgtgatttccatccccttcttcccttccttatCCCTCCCCTCCAACAAAAAACCTAGTTTTGTATGAACTGAACCTTGCTTTCAGGGTAGCCAGTGGGAGAAGGTTTGACTCGGTAATCTCTCTTGGAAGTTCTGTTGTATCCATTCGGTATAGGGAACCCAGTGCCAAAATAACTTGTATGTtatctttaatttgcttttaagatGTACAATTTCACCAGTTTTGCCGTGAGTCTCAATGAGCTAGAAAAGGGCATGGAAGCAATATTAGCTCCCACTGACTGTCGGCTACGTCCAGATATCAGAAATATGGAAAACGGAAACATGGGTATGTGTTTGCTGgaggaaatattttcacatgagTAAGTTTTGAGAGGGATGACTGAAGGGAGGTTGGTTGATACAGGAACACTGTCTTCAGTTTCTCATTCCCAGAGCAGCCTTAATTCCTTTTCATCCTGTGTTAATGAACATGCTTTTGAACAAAGTATGATGTCTATTTTCTCCCAGAAAAGTCTGGGAGAGCAGATGTGTCCAAGGCGGGTCCCAAGACTGCTATCCTATGTTACAGTGTATTTGCATGTTAGTTAACTTGGGGGGAACTGGCAGACACGCTCTCTGGCTCTGGGGTTTGTCTGGAAAGACACGTGGTGAACAGACATGCTCTGTTGCTCTGGTGTTTGTCAGAAAAAACACATGGCCAAATAGTGAAAAAATCACTCACTCTGTTATGCCTAATCTAAGTTCTTTCCTGCTGTCTTGGTGCACTGTTTCTGACAGATAAAACACCAAAATTTCAGTTTCGACTCTGTGTTCATAGTAGCAACTTTTCTGAAATGACGGTTTTAGGTTTTTGTTGCCTGAGATTTTCATTATTCAGTGAGATtgtgtacagcaaatgctttctCTTGCTTAAATGAACTatatttcatttctctgcagtcttttctgtgttttctgtggttttgtttctattttgctAAGTAACCTATTCCTCTTGAAATGTTTGTTAGATGTGGCtagcaaagaaaaagagagactagaagagaaacaaagagctgCTCGCAAGGAGCGTGCAAATGATGAAGTGGAGTGGCAGACACGGTAAGGGGGAAGGAAGTTGGGCATTTGTTTAATGCTTGGAGTGGTTTGGTATActgcttgaaatgtttttattcaagACAGTGTGCGTTTGATTTCCTGCATGACAGCACAATTTGTAGTGTCACTTAAAGCATTTGCGAGGTCAACAATTAAATAATGTAGCTGGAAGCCAAAATTGCTGATAACTTTGTCCTGGAGAAATTATCTAATAATAAATGCTGAAACCTGTCATAATTAACTACTGTGGTAATGCtggattttttggggtttgtttttgaaaaCCTACAGAGGTCATGCTTTTGTTTGAATGAATAAAATGTTAAGTCTCATCTCTCCTTTAACCAATTCCTGTCCAGCTTTTGGCAGTTGAGTAAGACGTTGTGGCCCTCTAGGGCCTTTTATTTTCACACTCTTAGGACTTCTTCGCTTGGATActtcagaaattgcttttttGATTGTGTATTCAAGTGACTTCTCAGTCATAGAATGCATCAGGGAGTAATGTGTGATTTGGCTCCTGCTCCCACTGGTTGCTTTTCACAGATGCCAATGCTATGCAGTCAAGCGTACGCTCGCGGCCAGTTGCTGCAGGTGCTTCCTTCAAAGGCAAGAACTTTGGGATGCTCCCATGATTTCATgaaattcagaagagaaagcattctCTTCCCAAAGCCTGGAGGAGCAGCTACAGACTAATTCCAGttaatgcctttgaaaatctcttccaGAGAACATAAAATGGTTTTCAGTCAACATAGCTAAAAAGTGAGCATCTGTTAATGTTCTGTGCAAAGTACAGCtccacagaagaaaactgtttcctgCTTGGACAGGTTTACAGAAAGGGTTGTGTAACTGATTTGGtgttcttttaaagtaaaaattaatatataaaatcaATATATAATCTAGAgtataatgttatttttatttggaatgggacagcaattttaaaatccatttcatACTCCTTCTTGActttatgtacaaaaaaaaacctttaaaaaaggATGCTTTATAAGGTGTGATAACTGTGTATGAAGCTTAATGCCTTATTTTTCATGTTCAGAATATttcctgagaatttttttctgataagaacCACCAGTGTCTTTTTACAATGTTTTGTGAAAGAAGCAGCGAAGTTGTTCATTTCCCCATCAATAACTGTTCACTCTGATTGCTTTGTTctttaattgtttctttcttttttttttttctttacagatggTTTCATCAAGGCACTAACCCATACACAGGGACTTCAGATTGGCTGTACTCAGGTGGCTATTTTGATAGAAATTTCTCAGACTGTCCAGACATATACTGAAATTATGGAGCCAATTGCTCATCTCATCTGGACATCTAGTTACTAGATTTCATTCCAAGCCAGTTACTCTGGTTTTGTTGATAGCAAAAACCAGCTTTTCTAAgtaaattttaacaaaaattctATCAGTCAACAATCAAGGATTTAATTATCACTAATGTTGGATTGCCAAATATTTAAATGTGGTTGCATTCTTTCCATAAAGCTGCACCTGAAATCATCATGTGTTCACTAATTTTCAAAGGGACCTTtggttcttcatttttttttcccctagtttcttTGTCAGGAAGATACGCTGTATCTGGTAGAGCACATAACATCCTTGAAAACTACATAACTTAAAATAGAGATAATATCCTTGTTACTTAGTACAATAGTGAAGAATCTGAAGGTGTTGGAACTTGGAGCAGGGATGAAAAGCTAATACGGTACCAACAGGATCAAATCTAGTACTGTCAATACTCCCCGTGAAGAGGTGCATGTGAACTTCCATACGGTATGTAGCACTACGTGGGGACTGGAGCTCCTGGCCCCTCTCTCTCAATAAGATTGATTAATTCAGAGACttggggaaacaaaaaacaaccGGAGCTTCTCAAACTGTAGCTATCTCTTACAGAGTCTTCACAACTTTTGGACACTGTGAGCATTAAACTGTATACCTGTGataaaattacagaaagcatACGTTAGGAGAAGGAAACGGCAcattaaaatgtgtgctttttctgAAGTCAAATGCTGTTCTTAAAATATGAGAAGCTTTGAAGCAACTGTAGGAATGTAGAGGTGGTTACAATGTAAAATATATTGCTTGCTACCACTTGGAGGCTTAAATCTTCTGCACTACCTTTGGCAGCTTTGGCACTATGTATGCTTCTAGACTAAACCTTTATTTGGAAGC
Proteins encoded in this region:
- the OSBPL2 gene encoding oxysterol-binding protein-related protein 2 isoform X1; this encodes MNSEEEFYDAVTGFDSDNSSGDFSEANHKVAEMLDLDPHQSNRTGKHNGETDIQENGIKRHRTSLPAPMFSRSDFSVWSILKKCIGLELSKITMPIVFNEPLSFLQRITEYMEHIYLINKACSHADPLERMQAVAAFAVSAVASQWERTGKPFNPLLGETYELTREDLGFRFISEQVSHHPPISAFYSEGLNKDFIFHGSIYPKLKFWGKSIEAEPRGTITLELLKHNEAYTWTNPTCCVHNVIIGKLWLEQYGMVEIVNHSTGDKCVLNFKPCGLFGKELHRVEGYIQDKNRKKLCVIYGKWTECLWCTDPTTYETYKKNEKRGGEQKKLKPSEDVIKSENDEADDMPEVQDTVQFIPGSKLLWRINCRPPNSSQMYNFTSFAVSLNELEKGMEAILAPTDCRLRPDIRNMENGNMDVASKEKERLEEKQRAARKERANDEVEWQTRWFHQGTNPYTGTSDWLYSGGYFDRNFSDCPDIY
- the OSBPL2 gene encoding oxysterol-binding protein-related protein 2 isoform X2; the encoded protein is MNSEEEFYDAVTGDFSEANHKVAEMLDLDPHQSNRTGKHNGETDIQENGIKRHRTSLPAPMFSRSDFSVWSILKKCIGLELSKITMPIVFNEPLSFLQRITEYMEHIYLINKACSHADPLERMQAVAAFAVSAVASQWERTGKPFNPLLGETYELTREDLGFRFISEQVSHHPPISAFYSEGLNKDFIFHGSIYPKLKFWGKSIEAEPRGTITLELLKHNEAYTWTNPTCCVHNVIIGKLWLEQYGMVEIVNHSTGDKCVLNFKPCGLFGKELHRVEGYIQDKNRKKLCVIYGKWTECLWCTDPTTYETYKKNEKRGGEQKKLKPSEDVIKSENDEADDMPEVQDTVQFIPGSKLLWRINCRPPNSSQMYNFTSFAVSLNELEKGMEAILAPTDCRLRPDIRNMENGNMDVASKEKERLEEKQRAARKERANDEVEWQTRWFHQGTNPYTGTSDWLYSGGYFDRNFSDCPDIY